The Candidatus Poribacteria bacterium nucleotide sequence CAGGCCACCTGCCCCCACGTGATAAACGTCTCGCCTGAATTGACCGATATCCCCATCACGGTGGAGTACCATGGAGAGTCGATGCGAACCAAAGGGGTAGGTGTGACCCCCGCCTATCAGCCGGGACATAGATGGACGGTGCAGTTGGGCAGGTTTATCACGGAGAGGGATGTTGAGGACACCTCGATGGTGTGCGTCATAGGATACAAGCTGTGGGAGGAGCTCTGTAGGGGGGGAGATGTGATGGGAGCTCAGATCAGGATAAACGGAAAGAGGTTCACCATCGTGGGGGTTATGGAGGAGAAAGGGGATACGATGGCGACTCAGGGATGGGACAAATGGGTGCTGATGCCGATCACGACCGTTCAGAAGAGGATGTTCGGCTTTCCATACGTCGGGGTCATGTTCATCCAGGCCGAGAGCTTCGAGACGGTGGAAAAGGCTCTGGAGGAGGTGAGGCGGGTTCTCAAGTGGAGGCATAAGAACGCCGATGTGGCCTTCAAATATGAGACCGCCAAGGACGCCCTCAAGGAGGTGGGCAAGGTTACGCTCATAATCAAGGGGCTCCTGGGTGGAATCGCCAGCATCGCCCTCATCGTAGGCGGTATAGGGGTGATGAACATAATGCTCGTCTCGGTCGTCGAGCGGACCTGGGAGATAGGGCTTCGTAAGGCGGTGGGGGCGAAAAGAAGGGACATACTGCTCCAATTTCTGATAGAATCGGCCGTTTTGAGCATATCAGGCGGTATGATCGGGATACTGGCCGGGGCACTTTTTGGGATCGGGGCGG carries:
- a CDS encoding ABC transporter permease → MNISEAVLIGFSSLRKNRLRTFLTMLGIIIGIAGVVGIVSVGSGAKKLVLYEFERIGGSNMLWAYRRDRIRQPDGKYVPNRLPDFLEYEDARLIQATCPHVINVSPELTDIPITVEYHGESMRTKGVGVTPAYQPGHRWTVQLGRFITERDVEDTSMVCVIGYKLWEELCRGGDVMGAQIRINGKRFTIVGVMEEKGDTMATQGWDKWVLMPITTVQKRMFGFPYVGVMFIQAESFETVEKALEEVRRVLKWRHKNADVAFKYETAKDALKEVGKVTLIIKGLLGGIASIALIVGGIGVMNIMLVSVVERTWEIGLRKAVGAKRRDILLQFLIESAVLSISGGMIGILAGALFGIGAAKLVSIFVFKGSNYPSVLSMRAVAAAFLTSAFIGLFFGLYPANRAAKLDPTEALRRR